Proteins encoded together in one candidate division WOR-3 bacterium window:
- a CDS encoding MotA/TolQ/ExbB proton channel family protein: MVILLLASITALALILERFWYFTKNRFNPSKGLMELRRILAQNGLSQALDWSKKQNNPLGRLFVVALENYTLSAEELSDLLYSLILEERIRYERLLGGMGTLANAATLLGLLGTVTGLIGAFGNIALTGSGGPAVVSKGIAEALLTTAFGLFIGIPVLFFYNYFSKKSTDLTMALESVAERLVVLLGRYKQPQRVERPLETKPVPTPSVVQPEVSEDTTWKF, encoded by the coding sequence ATGGTGATATTACTTCTGGCATCGATTACCGCCCTGGCGCTGATTCTCGAGCGGTTTTGGTATTTTACCAAAAATCGTTTTAATCCTTCAAAGGGGCTTATGGAGTTGCGGCGGATACTGGCGCAAAACGGCCTAAGTCAAGCGCTGGATTGGAGTAAAAAGCAGAACAATCCTCTGGGAAGGTTGTTCGTGGTGGCGTTAGAAAATTACACATTGAGTGCCGAGGAGTTGTCGGATTTACTCTACAGTTTGATTCTTGAAGAGCGGATTCGCTACGAGCGGCTCCTGGGTGGTATGGGAACGCTGGCGAATGCCGCAACACTGCTCGGGCTTCTGGGAACGGTTACCGGGCTCATCGGCGCCTTTGGCAATATCGCTCTGACCGGTTCGGGCGGGCCAGCGGTCGTATCCAAAGGAATTGCGGAGGCTTTGCTTACTACTGCCTTCGGTCTTTTTATCGGGATTCCGGTGCTGTTCTTTTACAACTACTTTTCCAAGAAGTCGACCGACCTGACAATGGCGCTGGAAAGTGTTGCCGAACGGTTGGTGGTGTTGCTCGGTCGCTATAAGCAACCGCAGCGCGTTGAGCGGCCTTTGGAAACAAAACCGGTGCCAACCCCTTCGGTTGTGCAACCGGAAGTGAGCGAGGATACAACCTGGAAGTTCTGA
- a CDS encoding biopolymer transporter ExbD, translating into MRRRSSVESYRNSGLILNSLVDIALSLVIAFIVSMPIFFESGIFVSAPGAARAAANEPGSDIKANILITNDGRIMLNEAQVSYENLSELLPRLLQRSVERRVIVAAEEQVKYDRVMQILDLAKQCGAADIALLRTRRTK; encoded by the coding sequence ATGCGCCGCCGGAGCTCGGTAGAATCGTATCGCAATTCGGGATTGATATTGAACTCGCTCGTTGATATTGCCCTATCGCTGGTCATCGCCTTTATTGTCTCGATGCCGATTTTCTTTGAATCGGGGATTTTTGTCTCGGCGCCGGGGGCAGCCCGCGCTGCGGCGAATGAACCCGGTTCGGATATCAAAGCGAATATCCTCATCACCAACGACGGCAGGATAATGTTGAATGAGGCTCAGGTGTCTTATGAAAATCTTTCTGAGTTGTTGCCCCGCTTGCTCCAGCGGAGTGTAGAACGGCGGGTTATTGTTGCGGCTGAGGAGCAGGTTAAATATGACCGGGTGATGCAAATTCTCGACCTGGCGAAACAGTGTGGTGCGGCTGATATTGCGCTGTTGAGGACGAGGAGGACAAAATGA
- a CDS encoding biopolymer transporter ExbD encodes MRREAPNIDILPMACVGLILVLVMMMVAPMVLTHNATPVEVPQTHTAERKTENDVTITYTADGRLYFNDEPVADFDELYSRIATEIARDPYVLVVVRADKECLHSSVLDILACARRAGAARIACATKKIAQGG; translated from the coding sequence ATGAGGAGAGAGGCACCAAACATTGACATTTTACCAATGGCTTGTGTTGGGTTGATTCTTGTTCTTGTTATGATGATGGTAGCGCCGATGGTTCTAACGCACAATGCAACGCCGGTGGAGGTGCCGCAAACGCATACCGCAGAGCGAAAAACAGAAAACGATGTCACCATTACCTATACCGCAGATGGGCGCCTTTATTTCAACGACGAACCGGTTGCCGATTTCGATGAGTTGTACAGCCGGATAGCAACCGAGATTGCCCGCGACCCGTATGTGCTCGTGGTGGTGCGGGCGGATAAAGAGTGTCTCCATTCATCGGTTCTGGACATTCTTGCCTGTGCCCGGCGGGCGGGTGCGGCGCGCATCGCCTGCGCAACCAAAAAAATCGCTCAGGGAGGATAG
- a CDS encoding energy transducer TonB, whose protein sequence is MFAQRRNWTLEITLLISAVLHLSGIILFSRSRPATSSGLDLQEVSFMDVTYRPEVAKVVASNPAPVASGGGEISEGVTPTYASGIAAEEVAPLDMSATLERSTSQAKIELDRYELARGGELDVIRIGGKGSSQTTEEILTQAPISLARGSGGSGSGSGIRGVPGIPQSQSQPQLTIEHRPLSKPSSGPVLPQLSPQNQPTIQAPVTKGTSFQIAGPISQREIINKVKPKYPKWALDQRISGTVTVRIWVMPNGKVKGMPQVVCSSGYPDLDQVVVQALREWEFAPLGPEVKAEDQWGDVTFIFQLS, encoded by the coding sequence ATGTTTGCCCAACGCCGCAACTGGACACTGGAAATTACACTGCTCATTTCGGCGGTGCTCCATCTCTCGGGCATAATCTTGTTCTCCCGTTCCCGACCCGCCACCAGTTCCGGGCTCGATTTGCAAGAGGTAAGTTTTATGGATGTTACTTACCGACCAGAAGTGGCAAAAGTCGTTGCTTCCAATCCGGCACCGGTAGCAAGCGGGGGTGGTGAAATTTCCGAAGGGGTGACCCCGACATATGCTTCGGGTATCGCGGCGGAAGAAGTGGCACCACTGGATATGTCGGCGACACTGGAGCGCTCAACTTCCCAGGCAAAGATTGAACTGGACCGATATGAGCTGGCAAGAGGTGGTGAGCTGGATGTGATTCGCATCGGGGGCAAGGGTTCGTCTCAGACCACCGAAGAGATTTTAACTCAGGCGCCGATATCGCTGGCGCGCGGTTCGGGAGGATCGGGAAGTGGTTCCGGGATTAGAGGTGTGCCGGGTATTCCGCAGTCCCAGTCTCAGCCTCAGCTGACGATTGAGCATCGACCTTTATCAAAGCCTTCATCAGGACCGGTATTGCCTCAGTTATCGCCCCAGAATCAACCAACGATTCAAGCGCCGGTTACCAAAGGAACGAGTTTTCAGATTGCCGGTCCAATATCCCAGCGAGAGATTATTAATAAAGTGAAGCCGAAATACCCCAAGTGGGCACTGGACCAAAGGATAAGCGGAACGGTAACCGTGCGTATCTGGGTAATGCCCAACGGCAAAGTAAAGGGGATGCCCCAGGTGGTCTGCAGTTCTGGTTATCCCGACCTTGACCAGGTGGTGGTGCAGGCGTTGCGCGAATGGGAGTTCGCACCGCTTGGTCCAGAGGTGAAAGCAGAAGACCAGTGGGGTGATGTCACATTTATATTTCAACTGTCTTAA
- the fabD gene encoding ACP S-malonyltransferase, translating into MNESFGFLFPGQGAQYVGMGLDLYERFPAAHDVYDRAEDVLELPIKRVSFAGPEEELRQTRYTQPAILTHSIAVQAVLAGLKPVFGAGHSLGEYSALYAAGCFDFDSVMRIVKRRAELMFAEGERRPGAMAAIIGLDVPTVEKVCQEAQGVVVCANYNEPRQTVISGAPDAVQRAMELARGKGAIKVVALPVSGAFHSPLLEESAKEFADYLDQFEIKPPAFPVIMNVTGKATTDINEIRHNLRQQLISPVRWVNIMETARSMGCKRFLELGPGRVLAGLAKRIDREFVVTSLGKAADVDRFLGEV; encoded by the coding sequence ATGAACGAGAGTTTTGGTTTTTTATTTCCCGGGCAGGGAGCCCAGTATGTTGGTATGGGGTTAGACCTTTATGAGCGTTTTCCTGCGGCGCACGATGTTTACGACCGGGCAGAGGATGTTTTGGAGTTGCCGATAAAGCGGGTTTCGTTTGCAGGACCAGAGGAGGAGTTGCGGCAGACCCGTTATACCCAGCCGGCGATTCTTACGCACTCAATTGCGGTGCAAGCGGTGCTGGCCGGGTTAAAACCGGTTTTTGGCGCCGGGCACTCCTTGGGTGAATATTCGGCGCTGTATGCGGCGGGTTGCTTTGATTTTGATTCGGTGATGAGGATTGTAAAACGCCGTGCCGAGTTGATGTTTGCCGAGGGAGAAAGGCGCCCCGGAGCGATGGCGGCGATTATTGGTCTTGATGTCCCAACCGTGGAAAAGGTGTGTCAGGAGGCACAGGGAGTTGTTGTGTGTGCTAATTACAATGAACCAAGGCAAACGGTAATTTCTGGCGCACCGGATGCGGTTCAAAGGGCGATGGAACTGGCAAGGGGAAAAGGGGCTATTAAAGTCGTGGCACTGCCAGTTTCCGGTGCGTTCCATTCGCCGCTTCTTGAAGAGTCGGCAAAGGAGTTTGCTGATTATCTGGACCAGTTTGAGATTAAGCCCCCGGCTTTTCCCGTGATTATGAATGTCACCGGTAAGGCGACAACCGATATCAATGAAATCCGGCACAATCTACGGCAACAGCTTATCTCGCCGGTGCGCTGGGTCAACATTATGGAGACCGCAAGGTCTATGGGATGTAAAAGATTTCTTGAACTGGGTCCGGGTCGGGTTCTTGCCGGTCTGGCAAAGCGGATTGACCGGGAGTTTGTCGTGACCTCACTGGGAAAGGCGGCTGATGTTGACCGTTTTCTGGGTGAGGTGTAG
- a CDS encoding TMEM165/GDT1 family protein — MDWKAFLTTFVAVFLAELGDKTQIATLSFAAGFNSFLSVFLGSALALILTSLLAALIGSSLAHIIPERWVHLGAGGIFVVLGVILVIRNLR, encoded by the coding sequence ATGGACTGGAAGGCATTTTTAACCACTTTTGTGGCGGTTTTTCTCGCCGAACTGGGCGATAAAACTCAGATTGCTACCCTCTCCTTTGCTGCCGGTTTTAACTCTTTTCTGAGCGTGTTTTTGGGGAGTGCTTTGGCATTGATTTTGACTTCATTACTGGCGGCGTTAATCGGTTCCAGCCTTGCCCACATCATTCCGGAGCGCTGGGTTCATCTCGGCGCCGGTGGCATCTTTGTTGTATTGGGGGTCATCTTAGTGATTCGCAATCTTCGTTGA